Proteins from a single region of bacterium:
- a CDS encoding TldD/PmbA family protein: MRERLKKALEKARGYVEIRVQDSTNSSISYRNGEVDKIAASTDIGGCVRAVVDGGGWGVVNFNSLDDLEKRVEEALVSSAAIEPEEPISLAKVPAIDMEIKADIKDDPRNHSIEEKHDLIKNYDQILKASGKRLIDTSVTYGDSVSRVCFANTEGTYFLRERLDIVLIARAMSREGDNVQSSHDSWSSRESYGDILDKAKSLAKVGKTADELLDADEVKAGKYTVVLDPKLAGVFIHEAFGHLSESDFIMDNPQAREMMTLGRRFGPPELNVFEDGSVMPQLRGTIVVDDEGVVCKKNYLIKDGILVGRLHNRETAAKMGEEVTGNARADGYSSSPIVRMTNTAIENGTVLFEEMISDIELGVYCIDAYGGQTMMENFSFSAGYAYMIRNGKIAEMVRNVVLQGNLFKTLMDITDIGNDFIWAKGGGNCGKGGQSAKVSFGAPHIKIKDVIIGGK; the protein is encoded by the coding sequence ATGCGCGAGCGATTGAAAAAAGCGCTTGAAAAAGCACGAGGATATGTGGAGATTCGAGTCCAGGATTCAACGAATTCCTCGATTAGCTATAGAAACGGCGAGGTTGATAAAATAGCCGCTTCCACAGATATTGGAGGTTGTGTTAGGGCTGTAGTCGATGGTGGTGGATGGGGTGTCGTTAATTTTAATTCCCTCGACGATCTGGAAAAACGAGTCGAAGAAGCGCTTGTTAGCAGTGCAGCTATCGAACCGGAAGAACCTATTAGTTTAGCGAAGGTTCCTGCGATCGATATGGAAATTAAGGCCGATATTAAAGATGATCCAAGGAATCACTCTATAGAAGAAAAGCACGATCTGATTAAAAATTACGACCAAATACTCAAGGCATCTGGGAAGAGGTTGATCGACACGAGTGTTACCTATGGCGATAGCGTGTCGCGCGTGTGCTTTGCCAATACCGAAGGAACTTACTTCCTTCGAGAAAGGCTGGATATTGTGCTGATTGCTCGCGCTATGTCGCGCGAAGGCGACAATGTTCAATCCAGTCATGATTCTTGGTCGAGCCGCGAAAGCTATGGCGATATTCTCGACAAAGCCAAATCGTTAGCGAAGGTAGGAAAAACAGCTGATGAACTTTTAGATGCCGATGAAGTCAAAGCTGGTAAATATACCGTCGTTCTCGATCCTAAGCTGGCGGGAGTATTTATCCACGAGGCATTCGGACATCTTTCGGAATCCGATTTCATAATGGACAATCCACAGGCTCGTGAGATGATGACTCTTGGAAGACGCTTCGGCCCACCAGAGTTGAATGTATTCGAAGATGGTAGCGTAATGCCACAACTTCGAGGAACGATAGTCGTCGATGATGAGGGTGTTGTCTGCAAGAAAAATTACCTCATCAAGGACGGCATTCTTGTGGGAAGACTTCATAACCGCGAAACCGCCGCCAAGATGGGCGAAGAGGTTACAGGTAACGCACGCGCCGATGGATATTCTAGCTCCCCGATAGTAAGGATGACAAACACCGCTATCGAAAACGGCACTGTTCTTTTTGAGGAAATGATCTCCGATATAGAACTCGGTGTTTACTGCATCGATGCCTACGGTGGCCAGACAATGATGGAGAATTTTTCATTCTCCGCTGGTTATGCTTATATGATCCGCAATGGCAAGATAGCCGAGATGGTTCGTAATGTCGTGCTTCAGGGGAATCTCTTTAAAACGCTGATGGACATCACAGACATCGGTAACGATTTTATTTGGGCCAAGGGTGGAGGTAATTGCGGGAAGGGTGGTCAATCCGCTAAGGTGAGTTTCGGCGCACCTCATATCAAGATAAAAGATGTTATCATCGGAGGTAAATAA
- a CDS encoding FtsQ-type POTRA domain-containing protein: MKKMLKHILRLAIPAIIIVGGAFVALHEDFYIKTINIAGNNRIPRQSVIELLPFDEGEHILTIPKKKTENMLEADPKVAWAEIRRRWGGKVDVILCEEYPILLFAADKIWGLTDKGLIIPFDEPFQIPNLVVLTCENFEKPVAQYRILEENKVKTGLAFYEKIKKTAPYFLDKLSEIHVSEAMEITAILRGDGIAVEFGRTDPELRFQRLSAILNDMGTNRASVSKIDLRYSDQAVVKIEKGSKEKVWGSLCKKSMSG, encoded by the coding sequence ATGAAAAAGATGCTAAAACATATACTTCGACTTGCAATACCTGCAATAATAATTGTAGGTGGCGCTTTTGTTGCGTTACACGAAGATTTCTACATTAAGACAATAAATATAGCCGGTAATAATAGGATTCCCCGCCAATCTGTCATTGAATTACTGCCTTTCGACGAAGGTGAACATATCTTAACTATTCCAAAGAAAAAAACAGAAAATATGCTCGAAGCAGATCCTAAAGTAGCTTGGGCGGAGATACGCAGACGATGGGGTGGAAAAGTCGATGTCATCTTATGTGAGGAATACCCAATCCTGCTTTTTGCCGCCGATAAAATCTGGGGATTAACAGATAAGGGGCTTATTATACCCTTCGACGAACCATTCCAAATACCGAATTTAGTTGTTTTGACTTGTGAAAATTTTGAAAAACCAGTTGCTCAATATAGAATCCTGGAAGAAAATAAAGTGAAAACTGGTTTGGCTTTTTATGAAAAAATTAAAAAAACCGCGCCATATTTCCTAGATAAACTAAGCGAAATTCATGTGTCTGAAGCTATGGAAATCACTGCAATTCTGAGAGGTGATGGCATAGCCGTGGAATTTGGAAGAACAGATCCGGAGCTTAGGTTCCAAAGGTTGTCGGCCATTCTGAACGACATGGGAACAAATCGCGCTTCGGTTTCAAAAATAGATTTAAGGTATTCGGATCAGGCTGTTGTAAAAATAGAAAAAGGTTCGAAAGAAAAAGTTTGGGGCTCATTATGCAAGAAATCTATGTCGGGTTAG
- the ftsA gene encoding cell division protein FtsA — translation MQEIYVGLDIGSHSTKVAIAEERLGSELILLGIGSARSEGVVRGNIVNAEKAQKAVVTALTDAEKMADIEVKEAFIAVGGDRLRTFASRGITAIPKDRDVISATDVSEVLQASRAIVIPPEAAIVDSVVREFIVDGQGGITDPIGMSGVRMEADVGLLMVPKSLLVNLDKTSERAGIIPDGQAALIHGEGLAILTPDEAEIGVAVVDIGCGTTEVGIFSRGTLIWAYSFGYAGESVTKDLTVGLSLPFDSAEQLKLDFGSAIEENVESNEVVSIPGIGGREARSVERKFLTHIIEPRLEEILILCKDAIFEAGLLNKLSAGIVISGGTSLIRDVVKLTERVFEMPVRTGAPNLSGDVPDLARSPIFSGAVGAILSASDRRHRIEVSESKKDFLSRIRKWFIRKI, via the coding sequence ATGCAAGAAATCTATGTCGGGTTAGATATTGGAAGCCACTCAACAAAGGTGGCTATTGCCGAAGAGAGACTCGGTAGCGAACTCATTTTACTCGGTATCGGCTCTGCCAGATCCGAAGGTGTAGTTCGTGGCAATATCGTAAATGCTGAAAAGGCTCAGAAAGCTGTAGTGACCGCTTTAACCGATGCTGAAAAGATGGCTGATATCGAGGTGAAAGAGGCCTTTATCGCCGTTGGAGGAGATAGGCTAAGAACTTTTGCAAGCAGAGGTATTACAGCCATACCTAAAGACCGAGATGTTATTTCTGCTACTGATGTTTCAGAGGTGCTGCAAGCATCGAGGGCTATAGTTATACCTCCCGAAGCAGCAATTGTGGATTCCGTTGTTCGCGAATTTATTGTCGATGGTCAAGGGGGAATCACTGATCCAATTGGAATGAGTGGGGTTCGGATGGAGGCTGATGTAGGCTTGTTGATGGTGCCGAAAAGTTTGCTTGTTAACCTAGATAAAACCTCTGAGAGGGCAGGCATTATACCCGATGGACAGGCAGCTTTGATCCATGGCGAGGGTTTGGCTATACTAACCCCAGATGAGGCCGAGATTGGAGTTGCAGTCGTGGATATAGGTTGTGGAACCACGGAAGTAGGTATTTTCTCCCGAGGAACGCTTATATGGGCGTATAGCTTCGGTTATGCCGGAGAGTCCGTAACTAAGGACTTAACCGTAGGTCTTTCGCTTCCTTTCGATTCGGCAGAACAGCTTAAATTGGATTTTGGCTCGGCGATAGAAGAAAATGTAGAATCCAATGAGGTGGTTAGCATTCCGGGAATCGGAGGAAGAGAAGCAAGATCCGTAGAACGCAAATTCCTAACCCATATTATAGAACCTAGGCTTGAGGAAATTTTGATACTCTGTAAAGATGCTATATTCGAAGCCGGTTTACTTAATAAACTGTCTGCAGGAATAGTTATTTCCGGCGGGACTTCGCTTATACGCGATGTCGTGAAGTTGACTGAGCGTGTTTTCGAGATGCCCGTTAGAACTGGCGCTCCGAATCTATCAGGCGATGTTCCTGATCTCGCGAGATCACCAATTTTTTCAGGAGCTGTTGGTGCCATTTTGTCAGCTTCTGACAGGAGACACAGAATAGAGGTTTCCGAATCAAAAAAAGACTTTCTATCTAGAATACGAAAATGGTTTATAAGGAAGATCTAA
- the ftsZ gene encoding cell division protein FtsZ, protein MVFELEKNEEIAGPAKIKVVGIGGAGGNAVERMIAAGLRGVEFIYVNTDQQALTRSSATQKISIGTRITKGLGAGGNPEVGRKAAEEDRDQLLSVLTGSDMVFITAGMGGGTGTGAASVVAEICSKEIGALTVAVLTKPFDFEGRKRAQNAENGIDSLKDSVDTLIVIPNQRLLSVVEKNTPIIEAFAIADEILHHATRGISDLITISGMVNLDFADVRSVLSGMGGDALMGTGIAEGDNRALEAAKGAISSSLLEDMSIEGAKGVLINITGSPGMSLMEINEASTLISEAAGSEANIIFGTVVDPELKEEMRVTVIAAGFNRSNKRSRAFDGSRSSKPAGDIFSTNVPSIDKENTVPKVAPTYMPPKFDDIELKSKTKEAKNETENEAEMAAVIIEERPKISSFAPDDYEIPAFMRKRK, encoded by the coding sequence GTGGTATTCGAACTTGAAAAGAACGAAGAAATCGCTGGACCGGCTAAAATAAAGGTCGTCGGTATCGGTGGAGCAGGCGGTAACGCAGTGGAAAGAATGATTGCTGCAGGATTGAGGGGAGTGGAGTTTATCTATGTCAACACAGATCAGCAAGCGCTAACACGCAGTAGCGCTACTCAGAAGATCTCAATCGGAACGAGGATTACCAAAGGCCTCGGTGCCGGCGGGAATCCGGAGGTCGGTCGTAAGGCCGCCGAAGAAGACCGTGATCAGCTTCTCAGCGTATTGACTGGGTCTGATATGGTTTTTATTACCGCAGGAATGGGGGGCGGAACAGGAACTGGCGCAGCGAGTGTTGTTGCCGAAATTTGCTCGAAAGAGATAGGAGCACTGACTGTTGCAGTTCTGACAAAGCCTTTCGATTTCGAAGGCAGGAAGAGAGCACAAAATGCCGAAAACGGAATCGATTCCTTGAAAGACTCCGTCGATACACTGATAGTCATCCCGAATCAAAGGCTTCTCAGCGTTGTTGAGAAAAATACTCCAATTATAGAAGCCTTTGCAATTGCCGATGAGATACTTCACCACGCTACACGCGGAATAAGTGACCTTATTACAATCTCTGGTATGGTCAACCTTGATTTCGCCGATGTTCGGAGTGTGCTGTCGGGTATGGGTGGTGACGCCCTTATGGGAACTGGTATCGCCGAAGGCGATAACCGCGCGCTCGAAGCCGCCAAAGGAGCCATATCGAGTAGTCTCCTCGAGGACATGTCCATCGAAGGTGCCAAAGGTGTTCTAATTAACATTACAGGTAGCCCAGGCATGTCTCTCATGGAGATCAACGAAGCATCCACACTTATTTCGGAAGCGGCTGGCAGTGAAGCGAATATCATATTTGGAACTGTCGTCGATCCCGAGCTTAAAGAAGAAATGCGTGTAACGGTGATTGCGGCTGGATTTAACCGCTCGAACAAGAGAAGCCGAGCTTTTGATGGCTCCCGATCGAGCAAGCCAGCAGGAGACATCTTTTCCACGAATGTCCCATCAATAGATAAGGAAAATACTGTGCCAAAGGTTGCTCCAACATATATGCCTCCCAAGTTCGACGATATCGAACTTAAGAGCAAAACAAAGGAGGCTAAAAACGAAACCGAAAATGAAGCGGAAATGGCTGCAGTGATCATTGAAGAGCGCCCAAAGATAAGTTCTTTTGCTCCTGATGATTACGAGATTCCCGCATTCATGAGAAAAAGGAAGTAA
- the murB gene encoding UDP-N-acetylmuramate dehydrogenase: protein MKNKALILSALKEANVSFETDVMLSRFTNYGTGGPADLMISPDSPEKTSKALNIMAENNIPVFPIGRGTNLLANDDGFRGALISIANCSVICLGNGKFEAGAQAPLDTLVQISIEKSFADALGLAGIPGSIGGGLAMNAGAWGYSVGEKAYSLSAFDLYGKELSADLAEAFDYRKFSLRGKAVIFSAVFSFNNERDQSELHSEVNQILKKRADSQPLQMQSAGCVFKNPEGDHAGRLIDMAGLKGLSVGGASVSDIHANFIVTQKGARSSDVLELIEKIRNSIYTKFGIKLELEIIKIGFTKQ from the coding sequence TTGAAAAATAAAGCTCTAATACTATCGGCATTGAAAGAGGCAAATGTAAGCTTCGAGACGGATGTCATGCTTAGCCGTTTCACTAATTATGGAACTGGTGGTCCAGCCGATCTAATGATTTCACCCGATTCACCGGAAAAGACATCGAAAGCGTTGAACATAATGGCAGAAAACAATATCCCGGTTTTTCCGATAGGCCGGGGAACCAATCTGCTCGCCAATGACGATGGTTTCAGAGGTGCGCTTATCTCGATTGCAAATTGTAGCGTAATTTGTCTTGGAAATGGTAAATTCGAAGCCGGTGCGCAGGCCCCTCTCGATACACTCGTCCAAATCAGTATAGAAAAAAGCTTCGCCGATGCCCTCGGGTTGGCTGGTATTCCGGGCAGCATAGGTGGTGGCCTTGCTATGAATGCTGGTGCATGGGGGTATTCGGTGGGGGAGAAAGCATATTCACTTTCTGCTTTCGATCTTTATGGGAAAGAACTTTCAGCCGACCTTGCAGAAGCGTTCGATTATAGGAAATTTTCTCTTCGTGGAAAGGCTGTTATTTTCTCGGCTGTTTTCTCTTTCAATAATGAACGAGATCAATCAGAATTGCATTCAGAGGTGAATCAAATACTTAAGAAAAGAGCCGATTCGCAGCCTCTCCAGATGCAATCCGCAGGATGCGTCTTTAAAAATCCCGAAGGTGATCATGCCGGAAGACTCATAGATATGGCCGGTCTTAAAGGCCTCTCGGTTGGAGGGGCTTCAGTTAGCGATATCCACGCTAATTTCATCGTTACACAGAAGGGCGCGAGATCTTCGGACGTCCTCGAACTAATTGAAAAGATCAGAAATAGTATCTACACGAAATTTGGAATTAAGCTCGAATTGGAAATTATTAAAATTGGTTTTACAAAGCAATGA